DNA sequence from the Acidobacteriota bacterium genome:
CGAGAGCGGCGGCGATTGTAGCAACGGCGCCGGCGCTCGGGAGGTCTAGCTACCCTCCACCACGGTCAGATAGCGATCGGTGGGCGGGTTCAGCAGGCGCTGGCGCCCGCCGCTCGGCCAGCGAATCTCGAGGCGGTCGGCCGCCGAAGCCGGGCCGAGGCCGAAGAGGATCCGCAGGTCCTGCGCCGAGCAGTAGCTCTTGCCGCCGATGGCCTGGTCGTAGCTGATCCGCGAGCCGGCCGCGAGCTCGAGCCGGGCGCCGGTGCCGTCCCGCACGCTGGCGTCGCCGACCAGCCGGACGCCGAGCCACCCTCCGCCGCCGGCTCCGGAGTTGCGGAACAGCTGACCCCGCTCGCCGTTGTTGTTGACCAGGAAGTCGGCGTATCCGTCGTTGTCGAAGTCGCCGATGGCGAGCCCGCGACCGACCCTCGGGGCGAGGAAGGCCGCTGGCTGGTCGGCGCTGACGTCGGCGAACTTGCCCCGCCCGAGGTTGCGGTAGAGCTTCTTGACCTCGGCGTAGGTCACGCCCGCGTGGTAGATCGCGATGTTGTCCATGATGTGGCCGTTGATCACCAGCAGGTCGCGCCGGCCGTCGTTGTCGGCGTCGAGGAACTGCGCCCCGAAGCTCGAGTTCATGATGTTGGTCGCTCCCAGGCCCGAGACGATCGTGGCGTCGACGAACAGTCGGCCGCCCTCGTTGACGTAGAGGCGGTTGAGCTCGGCGTCGAGATGGCTGACGTAGAGGTCGATGTCGCCGTCGTCGTCGATGTCGGCGGCCCCCGCGCCCATTCCGGCCTCGGTCTTGCCGTCCTCGCTGAAGCCGGCGCCCGAGAAGTAGCTGGCGTCCTCGAAGGTGCCGTCGCCGTTGTTGAAGTAGACGAAGTTGCGCTGGGTATCGTTGGCGATGAAGATGTCGGTCCAGCCGTCGTCGTCGAGGTCGGCGAGCGCCACCGCCAGGCTCTTGCCGTCCGGGTTGACCAGCCCGGCCCGCATTGTGACGTCGGTGAAGGCGCCGTCCCCGTCGTTGCGGAAGAGCCGGGGCGAGATGCCGGGGAAGCTGTCGGGGTGGCAGTAGGCGCGCCGCTCGGGGGTCGGGTCGCCGCAGACGACGTTGCGGTCGATGTCGTACTGGACGTAGCCGGTGGTCAACAGGTCGAGCCGACCGTCGCGGTCGTAGTCGAACCAGCCGGCGGCGGTGGTCCACTCCCTGTCGTTGCCGACCCCGGCCTCGGTCGTGACGTCGGTGAAGGTGCCGTCGCCGTTGTTGTGGTAGAGCAGCGACCCTCGATAGCCCGACACATAGAGGTCGGGATAGCCGTCGTCGTCGTAGTCGCCGGCGGCGACGCCGAAGAAGAAGAAGCCGGGACCGACCCGGAGTCCCGCTCTCTCGGTGAAGTCGGTGAACGTGCCGTCGCCATTGTTGCGGTAGAGCGCCGGCTGGGGCGGCTCCTCGGGCTGGAAGTTGGGAGTGGCGCCGCTGTTGACGAAATAGGCGTCGAGCAGACCGTCGTGGTCGAAATCGATCCAACCCACCCCGGCGCCCATGGTCTCGACGTAGAGCTTCTCCCAGGAGGCGGCACGCTCGTGGTGGAAGCGGATGCCGGCGCGCTCTGTCACCTCCTCGAAGCGGATCTCGAACGGGGCGAGCTCCGGCCCGGTCGTCGCGGGAGCCGCGCGCTGGCAGCCCGTCCCGACGAGCAGGCCGGCGGCGAGGGCGCCGAAGGCGCCGAGACCCCCAGCTAAGCTCCTAGCTCGCCGGGCGCGAGGCCCCACCGGCGGCCGCGCCGGTCGCCCGGGGGCGTCGCTCTCGTTACTCGCCCGCATTCCCGAGGAGGTTCCTATGTCCGCCCGATCCAGGACCGCAGAGCGCTCACGTCGTCAGTTCGGTTCGCGGGTCGCGCGTGGCGCGGTCTTCGCCGCCCTGTTTGCCTTGCTGTGCCCGCCGGGGCCGGCCGCTGTCGCCCAGAACGAGCCGGAGGGCGCGCCGCTCCCGGTCATCATCGATACCGACCCGGGGACCGACGACGCGATGGCCATCCTGCTGGCGCTCGCATCGCCGGAGCTCGACGTCAAGGCCTTCACCGTCGTCCCGGGCAACGTCACCGCGGAGCAGGCGCTGGAGAACACGCTGAACCTCGTCTCGCTCGCCGGCCGCTGCGACATTCCGATCGCCGGCGGAGCCCAACGACCGCTGGCACAGCGCCTGATCACCGCCGAGTTCGTCCATGGAGAAAACGGTCTCGGCGACATCGAGCTGGAGCCTTCGAGCTGCAGCGCCGACGGCCGATTCGCCCCCGATCTCATCATCGAGATGGTACATCGGATGCCGGGAGAGATCACTCTCGTTCCGATCGGCCCGCTGACCAACATCGCGCTGGCCCTGCACAAGGATCCCGGCATCGTGCCGCTGGTCAAGGAGGTCGTGATCATGGGCGGCTCGATCACCGAAGGCAACGTCACTGCGGTGGCGGAGGCCAACATCTACAACGATCCGGAGGCGGCCCACGCCGTCTTTCACGCCGGTTGGAAGGTGACGATGGTGGGGCTCGACGTCACTCACAGGACCAACTTCGGAGCCGAGCATCTCGAGCGGCTGGCGCTGGCGGAGGGTGAGGTCGCCGATTTCGCCAAGCGGGTGATGCGCTTTCTCGTCTACCTGGCCGCCGAGTTCGGGGCCGAGGGCACGCCGATGCACGACCCGCTGGCGATCGGGGTCGCGATCGATCCGTCCTTCGTGACGACCCGCCATATGCGCCTCGACGTCGAGACCCGGGGCGAGTTCACCCGCGGCCAGACCGTGGGCAACCGCTACAACTTCGTGGAGCGCAACGAGCCCGAGGGCGACCGGCTGAAGATGACCGGCATCGATCGGGTCGAGCCCAACGCTCACGTGGCGGTCGAGGTCGAGGCCGAGCGCTTCTTGTCCTTCTTTCTGGAGCGGATCACCGGCTTCTAGGCACCCGATGTAGTAAATCGGCCGAATGGGTGCCTGAGATTTGCTCCGGTCGTCGGGGTTGGTGTAGGGTCGGGCCACCTCAAAAGACTAGCTTGCGCCATTTCTCTGCCGAGAAGGAGGTTGTGATGCGAAAAGCCTTGGGGGTAGCGCCTATCTGCGCGATAACGGCTTTGGTGTGCCTGCCGACGAGCGTCCAAGCACAAACGCTCGACAGCGGTCAGATCCGTGGAGTGATAACCGACCAGACCGGTGGACCGATGCCGGGTGTGACGGTCACGTTGAGGAACGAGGCGACCGCGTTCTCGCGGGTGGTCGTATCCAGCGATAGCGGTGCCTATGTCTTCGCACAGATCCCCGCTGGGGCCTACACCATGTCGGTCGAGCTCCAGGGCTTCACCGGCGAAGTGACCGAGCTGACGCTCAACGTCGGCGCTTCGCTGTCGTTCGACTTCCAGCTCGAGATCGAGACCCAGACCGAGACGATCGTGGTCTTGGCGACCATGGCGCCGATCGACGTCTCGTCGGCCGGTGTCAGCCAGCTGATCAGCGAGGAGGCGATCGAGAACCTGCCGCTGCTGGGTCGGGACTTCCGCGACCTGGCTCGTTTGAGCCCGGCGGCGCAGGTGACGCCCGGTCTGCGCGGCGGGCTGCGCCTCGGCGGCCAGCAGAGCGACTATACCGGGCTGTCGATCGACGGCGCCGACGGTCGCGACAACTTCTTCGGTGAGTTCTTCGGCTCGCTCGAGACCAAGAACTCGGTCATCCCGATCGAGGCGGTCCAGGAGTTCCAGGTCGTCACCAACGGCTTCGCCCCGGAGTTCGGTCGCTCGACCGGCGGCCTGATCAACGTGGTCACCAAGTCGGGAACCAACGAGTTCAAGGGCAGCGCCCACTGGTACCACCGCAACGAGAGCCTGACCAACGACGACTGGCTCGGTGTGCCGCCCAACATCGACGAGCAGAATCAGGTCGGGGCGGCCTACGGAGGCCCGCTGCAGCAGGATCGACACTTCTTCTTCGGCGCCTTCGACATTTCGGAGCGCGAAGGCCCGCTGATCACCAAGTTCGCCCGGGAGGTCAGTGGAATCGGGGCGCCGGAGCTCGGGATCAACGACCTCGGCTCCCTCGAGGGCGCCAACACCCAGTCACAGGACCTCCGTTCCGTTCTCCTCAAGTGGGACTGGCAGGCGAGCGAGAGCCAACGACTGAGCACCCGCTGGTTCCAGACCAACAACGAGACCGTCGGCTTCACCGGCGGCCGCGGCCAGAACCAGATCCAGGCTTCCTTCGGCAACACCGAGGAGTTCCAGAACAACGGCGACAACTACATCACCACCTGGACTGCGGTCACCTCCGGCGGGCGGGGCTCGAACGAGCTCAAGGTCATGTATTCGGACCAGAACCGGCCGCGCAACAACCTCAGCTCGCTGCCTCAGATCGAGATCCTGGATACCGGCACCTTCGGCCAGCGCTTCTTCCTGCCGATTCAGGGCTCCAACGAGAAGATCACCATCCAGGAGAACTTCCAGTACGCCTTCGGCGATCACGATCTGAAGTTCGGCGCCGACTACAACGGCTACTCGATCCGTCAGAACCGGTTCTTCGGCTGGTCGGCGGGGCAGTACAGCTTCTTCTCGCTCGAGGACTTCCAGGCCGGGCAGCCGTTCGGCTTCATCCAGGGCTTCGGGCTCGGCGAGCCCTATGCGGAGGCGGCGCTGCAGCCCGAGCGGGTGCGCCAGACCGCCTTTGGCGCCTACGCCCAGGACAAGTGGCAGGCGTCGCCCAATCTCACGATCAACTACGGTGTGCGCTGGGACAACACCAAGAACCCCAAGCCGCGGTCGCCGATCGCCGGTGTGAACGTCCCGCTCGGAATCGGCGCTGACACCACCTTTGGCGCGCCGCCGCAGCGTCCGCCGGACGACACGGATCAGATCGGACCGCGCCTCGGTGCCTCCTATTCCTTCGACATCGGCGGCAAACCGGCCATCCTGCGCGCCTCGTGGGGCCTCTACTACGCCCAGATCCCGACCATCTTCATGAATCGGGGCGCGGGCAACACGACGGTCCTCTTCTGCTTCTTCAACCCGGCTTGTCTGCCAGCGGGCGGGTATCCGAATCTCTTCCCGGATCAGGTCGATCCGAACAATCCGATCCCGGGTCTGCCGCAGCCGCCGTTCGACACCGGCTACGACGATC
Encoded proteins:
- a CDS encoding CRTAC1 family protein — its product is MRASNESDAPGRPARPPVGPRARRARSLAGGLGAFGALAAGLLVGTGCQRAAPATTGPELAPFEIRFEEVTERAGIRFHHERAASWEKLYVETMGAGVGWIDFDHDGLLDAYFVNSGATPNFQPEEPPQPALYRNNGDGTFTDFTERAGLRVGPGFFFFGVAAGDYDDDGYPDLYVSGYRGSLLYHNNGDGTFTDVTTEAGVGNDREWTTAAGWFDYDRDGRLDLLTTGYVQYDIDRNVVCGDPTPERRAYCHPDSFPGISPRLFRNDGDGAFTDVTMRAGLVNPDGKSLAVALADLDDDGWTDIFIANDTQRNFVYFNNGDGTFEDASYFSGAGFSEDGKTEAGMGAGAADIDDDGDIDLYVSHLDAELNRLYVNEGGRLFVDATIVSGLGATNIMNSSFGAQFLDADNDGRRDLLVINGHIMDNIAIYHAGVTYAEVKKLYRNLGRGKFADVSADQPAAFLAPRVGRGLAIGDFDNDGYADFLVNNNGERGQLFRNSGAGGGGWLGVRLVGDASVRDGTGARLELAAGSRISYDQAIGGKSYCSAQDLRILFGLGPASAADRLEIRWPSGGRQRLLNPPTDRYLTVVEGS
- a CDS encoding nucleoside hydrolase, coding for MSARSRTAERSRRQFGSRVARGAVFAALFALLCPPGPAAVAQNEPEGAPLPVIIDTDPGTDDAMAILLALASPELDVKAFTVVPGNVTAEQALENTLNLVSLAGRCDIPIAGGAQRPLAQRLITAEFVHGENGLGDIELEPSSCSADGRFAPDLIIEMVHRMPGEITLVPIGPLTNIALALHKDPGIVPLVKEVVIMGGSITEGNVTAVAEANIYNDPEAAHAVFHAGWKVTMVGLDVTHRTNFGAEHLERLALAEGEVADFAKRVMRFLVYLAAEFGAEGTPMHDPLAIGVAIDPSFVTTRHMRLDVETRGEFTRGQTVGNRYNFVERNEPEGDRLKMTGIDRVEPNAHVAVEVEAERFLSFFLERITGF
- a CDS encoding TonB-dependent receptor is translated as MITDQTGGPMPGVTVTLRNEATAFSRVVVSSDSGAYVFAQIPAGAYTMSVELQGFTGEVTELTLNVGASLSFDFQLEIETQTETIVVLATMAPIDVSSAGVSQLISEEAIENLPLLGRDFRDLARLSPAAQVTPGLRGGLRLGGQQSDYTGLSIDGADGRDNFFGEFFGSLETKNSVIPIEAVQEFQVVTNGFAPEFGRSTGGLINVVTKSGTNEFKGSAHWYHRNESLTNDDWLGVPPNIDEQNQVGAAYGGPLQQDRHFFFGAFDISEREGPLITKFAREVSGIGAPELGINDLGSLEGANTQSQDLRSVLLKWDWQASESQRLSTRWFQTNNETVGFTGGRGQNQIQASFGNTEEFQNNGDNYITTWTAVTSGGRGSNELKVMYSDQNRPRNNLSSLPQIEILDTGTFGQRFFLPIQGSNEKITIQENFQYAFGDHDLKFGADYNGYSIRQNRFFGWSAGQYSFFSLEDFQAGQPFGFIQGFGLGEPYAEAALQPERVRQTAFGAYAQDKWQASPNLTINYGVRWDNTKNPKPRSPIAGVNVPLGIGADTTFGAPPQRPPDDTDQIGPRLGASYSFDIGGKPAILRASWGLYYAQIPTIFMNRGAGNTTVLFCFFNPACLPAGGYPNLFPDQVDPNNPIPGLPQPPFDTGYDDPGMRNPQVENTTLSLEWQLNQDYTLTGTYAQGDSKYLRTGGFSSTRWNRNFESLGQDEFGRTILGGPVDDTVAGANAHGSFSRGEFRQFVINLTRRYANGYQFFINYSHSSNKDNAASERDTDSFFGPSDPYNIDLDWGRNALDIPNQLKISGSVDVGKGFLVSGLLIARDGIPFPACIADDTNGDGVVNNGCSNDRPVVNGPSGRYLLERYPGRQPDFFQFDMRVSKEFQLGGEKTVEVIVDIFNVFDTANKYANPAISSLVATELDAPPVEGRDGYRINDQIAPGSTPFAIQLGARFRF